Part of the Toxotes jaculatrix isolate fToxJac2 chromosome 1, fToxJac2.pri, whole genome shotgun sequence genome, CCCAATTTCACAGAATTAAGATATTTGAGAAGTAATAGATAAAGCAGCATTCTTTGATCCGGCAGATTTGGTATCAGATCATCTGCAGTTCTGTGGCATATCAGCTGCATCTGCATCTTCTATTCTAGCATCAATATGGAATAATCATCTGAATACAGTCTGAGGTTTTGCTGAGCTGGTGCTGTGAATTGTCCAGGTGGAGTCTTCACGGGAGGCCAACGCTCAGGCGCTGCAGGAGCTCTCAGCAAAGCTAGAGAGAGAGTACCAGGAAAAGCTGCTGGaggaacaacagaaacacagggaggaGATTGAAAGCCTACAGGTCTGCATTCTTTACTCCTTATGCATTTACTCTCACCACAGcacatcacattcagtttcaGTGCTAAGAGAAACCAaaactcactgtgtgtttcataAGAACAGGAAAGATGTGCCATGATTACTCAAGATACCTCAAATGCCTGAAAAGCTTTGACTGTGTCACATTTTAATGAATGTGAATTTTACTCTAAAGCAAATTAAATCTATTTGAAACCCAAAGATGTAGATAACTAAGTTTTTGATAACTTCATAAGCCATTTCCTGCATCTGAACTGAAGTGTATTTCTGTTCAGGCCCAACTCGATGAGTACATCAGGCGactggaggaagcagagagaaacatcaAGACGGCAGAGGCCAAGATTGCTGAGAGGGACCAGAGGATCACTGAAGTGGAACGTCTACTGGACTGTATGGGGAAGGTAAGACAAATTTCAACATGATGAATATCAAACAAACTAttctaataataaacattttatacTGTAAACTTTGTCCCCTCACTCTCTATTGCTCTGCATCCACCTCTGCTTTTGGCCAAACACATCATATACAGTACACTTTGAGCAATCTGTTGTTCCACTCTCATCTTCCtggtccatccatccatttcacACTGTTTTGAGAATGATGATTTCTCTTTTCAACCATTGTTTCAAAGCAACTGAGAAGAACTGAAATATCATTTCCACAGGAAAAGAGTCAACTCCAAAAGAAGCTGCAGGAATGCGAACAGCGTCTCCGCTTGATGGAGCTGACGGACACCACTGATGCAACTGTAGTCAAAAGGTACAAATTAAAgtccagaaaaacaaacatcagtttGCCAAAAACAATTCCAACTCCAGGCCTTTCAACCATATCACCCCCTCCCTCATCAGCTGATGatgtttgctcagttgtcatgacCTTGGAACTGAGGATATTGAAGTTTAAGTTGGGATTGTTTTTATCAAATTACTATTTCCAGTCTCAAGACTAAACTTTAATGCCTCAAAAAAATATCATGTTTGCACAGTTAAAGCCTGCAGATCGATTTTTATGCTGCACTCCATTTTTCCTTCCTTGATCTGAGAAGCATTTGACTTGGCTGTACATTTGTGGAAAATGCCAGAAGAACCCCTTTTCAACTGAGCTGTTGTTGAAATGCCGTTCTCATATGTGGAACTAAATGGTTGCTGGTTGCGTTTAGGTCCAAAGAGCTGCAAGGTGAAGCAGTGGATCTCCGTGAGAGAATCAAACACTTGAATGATATGGTGTTCTGCCAGCAGAGGAAAGTCAAAGGAATGATTGAGGAGGTGAGAAGGGTTTGTACAGATGAATTCAGTGTATATAAGGAACATTTAActctggattattattatttttaccaACAGTATTACATTACAgccaacatttatttttctgaataTTCCAATAATAATCCACTCCAGCAAATAGATGTATTTTTATTGTGCATTTAGGGAAAATTAAGAATAATTATATACAATAAAGTTATTTCTGCCAACAATCCATATACAGTAAAATCACAATAAGGAGATctacctgaaaacacacaatcacttaTTTCTGATGACTGTTGTCTTCTTGAATCTGTGAAGGTTGAATCACTGCGAGCTCAAGTTGCGCAGAAGGATATGTTCATCTCAGAGCTTCTGGACAGGATTGCAATAGTGGAGTGTGAGGTAAGACACAGACATTAGACTGTGTGTTTACTGCGTGTCTTAATTTTGGTGCGGTGTGGTAATCTACTGCATGGCTACAGATGACTGCCTGGGCTGTTGAGCACTGGAAACCCTGAACTTTCAGCAAATGTCTGTGTGGTATCCTCGTGTCACTGCACCTATCAAGTCGCTTTCACGTCTGAAGTGACTGCAGTCCTTTGCATGTATCTGACCTGACagtgttgtttcctgttttccttttcctaGAATAATGAATTAGAAGACAAGCTGAAGTATTTTATGTCTACACAGAATAGTCCGCGAGAGGTTTTGGAAACAAGGGAGATAGGAGTAGGCTGTGATCTGCTCCCCAGGTAAGAAGCAGAGTTGGAGAAACATATTTGGTAGCATCAGGTTATGTTTGGTGCTTCGTTTAAGAGGTGGTTTCTCACTCTGACTGATGTTTGCCTGTGCATCTGCAGACATGAAGCAGAGCGGTATGATGTTGAAACTCCTGTTCAGTGTGAACCAGCTCCCCTCCATCCCATACAACTCCCATCACCCGTTCAGCTTCCATCACCGATGAAACCTTCATCGCCTACTCAACCACTATCACCCACTCAACCTCTGTCGCCCACGCAACATCCACTCCCCTCACAACTCTCATCCTCAACACAACCTCCATCCCTCACACAGCCTTCAACCCACCCATCTCCCATTCAACATCCATCCCTCTACCTGACAACACCCACCCAACCAAGGACGTTCAGGTCTACTAACCCTCCACCCAGCAGGCTGGAGTCTAGTTTACTGAGGTACACTCCTGTTGAATACAGCCGCTTCCTGCAGTCCAACCCATCAGTCCCGAGCGGAACGTTCCCCTACACCCGCCCAACCGAACCTGAACCAGTCCAGTCCAGGAGAGATGAGGTGGAcgcagaaacaaacacagacacatgctcaAGTCCAGAGGAACCCACTTCATCCACACCCTCTTCTCAAGCAAGGTCAAGAGCGCCTCGAGTTTATACACCGTTCATGAAACTTATGGAAATGACAGCAAAGATAAATATAGAGTAATCTTACACTAATAGTAATAGTCATgttagacattttgggaaatgcacttattCTCTTTTGTGCCGAGAATTACAAAAGAAGATTGATACTACTCATGGTTTTTATGGTAACCATGACACCACAACCAGCAGTCAGCTACCCTGTCCAAGAATAACAAAATCTGCCtcccagcacctctaaagctgtTGGGAGAAGTGAAGTGtaaaatttgtcattttaaatgggTTATGAGAGCAATTGCTAGGCAAACAGTGAAAGTCACTGCAcccagccaagaaacagtccAGTCCACAACCCCTATCAAACTATCAGCTTAACATTTTTAAGCATCAGTTTTTATACGGATTACAAAACAAGTTTGTTTAATAGTGAGCTTTTGGAGGTGTCGGTGGGTGGATTTTGATACCTCggacagaacagaacagaacagaacagaacagaacagcatAGTCTAGTTCTAACCCCCGGCAAGAAGATTAATCAGTGCAGGATAAGTCTTAAAATGCTGACCCTTTAAACCTTTGGTCTTATTTTCATTGCTGATTATCATTTTAAAGTCACCATGCATCTGTGACATAGACTGCATTTTTTAAACAGTCAGAAGCTGACACATTGATGTTAGTCATTTGTCTGTCATATATGGTGTAGAATATGACTCCGGATCAATAATGGAAAAAGTCATTATGTAAatttttctattctattccGATTCTATGTTTGCACATAGCACTGttaattataataaaatgttGAAAGGTGTAAATAATCTGATGCtctgtaaaaatattttataaataatgTACTGAAAGattagatttgttttgtttacagtgaatgTAGCCTGCTTATTTTGTTCATGGAGCTATGAGCATTCAGCTCTATATGAAGGTTGATGATGTTATTGTTTCCTATCATTTTATATTGGCTCTgtacaaattaaatgaaataatattttattattgtcacATTATGTACAAATATTTATTAACATGCTTTGTGCCTTTGTAAACAGCCTACTGTCTAATACTGGTGGTGAGAATTAGAGAATCTTTTTGAAGTGGCAACAGGGTAGTATAATAGTACAATGTAAAGCAAATTTCTGCTTATTATAAAACTGtgcatttactttaaaaatattaaCCTTGATGAGGTGACTGCCATTCCTGAGCCACAGGCACAAGTATTATCCAGCTGTTTTCTGCACTGCCACAAATGTGACTTGAAAATGCTTGATGACGTGCCTTTTCCTTAACATTACATATCAAACTGCAACTAATTAAAAGAGGCCAGCGTATGTTTGGCTAATAAAGACCTTACTGTACAAGTATCCCGACTGTGTCAATGGACGCCCCCACTCACATGGAACCTCATACATTTATAGAAGCCTTAAGCCTAAATATATGACtgtttcactgttcactgaTGTGGATCACTCCGTTTGAATTTGTTGCAGCttgtaaaaaacacaaaaagggcTTTTCATAACTGGTTTGTATTCCTTCACATTTTGGTTGTTTAACTTTCACGCTTTTACAAAAATGTCATGCATAAGCACTGAACTCCAGATAAACTCTCTGTAGATATGCAAAAGATTATGTAGGTAGCTCTATTTTAAGGACCTGTCCTGTGTACAATATGCAGATCATGTGTCTGCAGAGCTGTTGTTTATTGCTTTTCACAGGAAATTATGTGCACAGGCTTCACAATGCAAATCTGGAGTTGCCTGGTTAAAACTCAGCTGTTTCACTGAACAAAAAAGTATTTGTTATTGTAATTTTTATAATCACAGTCAGGCAGGACGAGGTGTTGTGGAGTACTTGATATGTTGATATCAGTGATGTTGCAAGAAAATCTGCAGATTCACAAAAAAACTCTCCAAAGCAATGAGTAACAGATTTAAACAAAGTGGTAAAATTATATATCCGGCAGAGTAAGTGACAGGATTAGAAGGACAAAACCTGTGTGCCTGTCAGTGATATTGTTAGTAAAGGTCATCAGTGTTTTAAAGTATCTGGTAGGATCTGGCATGATGCACATGATGGAGTCCGCTGAGATTTTGTTCCTGTGCAACTGCAGCCAAGAGTGAAATTCACTTTGTCTTCtgagaggggacagagaggacacagctgTAACCTCCTGGTTGAAGTTTGGGTCATTGTCTGTTGAGCTGAGCGAGAAATGAGTTGGCACAGTCTTTGGGAAACATCCGGATGGGAAATGCAGCAGTGGAAAATCTGAGACTGTGAAGCCTGTTCATGCTGACTGCATTGAttacagagaagaaagaaatatcTTAAATGGAGAAGAGTCACAAGTTGGAGTGATAGACTATTCTGTGAATCCAACATCTGGTGCTGGTGACTACATTTGACCCGCAGAGGGCAGCAAATCACCTTCAGTGGCTGTGACAGGAAGAAGAGATGCAGTACACGGTCATGTGCAGTCGGGGGCGATAGAGCTCCACCTCCAATGTTTGACTTCCGCTCGAGAAGAAGAGGAACCACACTTTGAAATGTCTCGTGTTGAAGAAGTGAACCTGCCGCCTTAAAAAGAGGTTTCTAAGACTCTTTAACCACCAGAGAGCCGATTAACGTGTACACGGAGTTTTTATGCTGCATGTTAAACCGAGTCGTTAGCTCCTGCTGCTTGTGAATGGCCGTAGCTAGCTGTCAGTAGCTAACAGTGATGTCCTCGCCGTGGACGGAGCGCCAGGGACAGGTGGGAGACCTGAGAaaccagagcagagaggagcttcaAGACCTGCTGCTCCGACAGGAAAAGATACTCTCTAACACGTAAGTTTGTACCTTTCATGTAGATCTTGTCATACATGGGGTAGAAACTGGGACACGAGTCCCACATTAATAAGTTTGTTGTAATGAGAGCTGCTTCACTGTGACAGAGCCTTTTACCTGCACAGTACAAGATGTCAGGTTTTCTACTCACGGTCTGTGTCTGAAGTTTTACAGAGTACAGGAAGAAATAAACATATCATCTCTGTGTTCAATAATATGAAGGTTGTCTCGGTCCGTTTTGGGTCAACTGGGGGCAAAAAATGTTtctgagagaaaaataatacaaaGTTTTATTATATTCATGAGCCTATACTACCACGCTGCAAAAGTTGTTGAACAAAGCTGCTCTTAAATGACACAAAACTTACAGTGTTTTATGGAGCtgagattattatttttcttaaaaatcGTTGTCAAGCACACTCCTCCCTGATGGATAATAACCTACATTTCTAAAGTGGCTAAAAAATTTTGGCACCATACTAAACATACCACCGTTCACGACAGCTTCTAATGTGACTAATGTGTTAATAGATCAGAATAGAATAGACTTTACTGTCATTACACAGTCGTGTGCAACAAAATTACGGTGCTCTGACCAATACAGTGTGCAATGTTATAAATTAACAAGGTAAAAGGAAATTCACAGAACAGAATAAATTCACAGTTCTAAAAAACCTAAAGTATTAAATCTAAGTATAAAAAACGACAAAGTGCATTTAACTTGAGCTTATTGTACTGAAGTAATATTGCACTGCAAATGTGGTGTGATATTGCACAAGAGAAgggtttttggggttttttgttttttggaaggAACAGACTGTGGTCAAAATAGTTCAGCAGACCTATTATGATTCTACAACAgtattacattaaaaatgttaCAGAATATACAGTGCTGGTATGATCATAAAATGATTTGGATGTTGGATGTGACGTGAAATTATTTAAGCCAAAGTATAGATctatgaaaaagaaagaaagctgaaTAAGTtaataaagaaatgtaaatgcagaTCCTTTCATAGAGAGTCAGTGAATGGTTTCATGAAAACACCAAATAAGAGAATAACTTTAGGAGGAATGGTGTTCATCCCTTCAGTAAAGTAGAGACTGTCTTCATTGATTGTTGGtatatttgtttaatttctcCTCTCTTTATCTTAATTGTTTTGAATCTAGCATGAAATGATGGGTTTGTGCTGTTTGCAGGAGGTTATTGCAGTCTCTTCCTGACAAAgggaaaaagataaaagaattTGCAGAGAAAGTGCGTCTCGCCATTGAACACCAcgatgaagaggagaggagacagagcttGGTGTCTGCTGCCAGGACAGAATTACAGTCCAAGTACAAGCAGGCTTTCACTATGCAAAATCGTGCCGTGCACAACACACCAGCATCCTCACACCACAACAGGCAAAGTGAGACTGCTGCAGGCGATGTGGTACATGAGAGGGAGACCTCACCTGTCTCGGCTCTTGTGCAGGAAAAGCCCACTTTGGACGAGCAACAGGACCAGTTTGTCTccagagcagctgctggtgaAACCATGGAgacggctgctgctgctggggccTCTCTGAACTCTGATGAAACAAAAGAGGGTGACCTTGTGGAGGCCTTGGAAAGGGTCAGACTGTCTGAGACTAGTACTGGTTTCAGTAGCAAGTCCAAAGACCTGTTAAACAGCACGGCAAGAGACAATTACTTTCTCAGAAAACAGACACCAAAAAAGCCTCACTATGTCACTGTCCtggaaaaaacagagaagatcTCAGCTCCCAGGAAGCAGAAAttcaaaacaaatcagtgagTGGACTTTGTCTGATGATGTGATGATTACTTTTGTAAACAttgtaaacaaaaatacatagaTAATTATGTAGGTTTCATTTAGTAACTGTGTCATTGTATCTCATTTTActtatcataaaaaacattttctcaatgGTGTTTCCAGGCTGCCCCACAGAAGTGATGTTTCTCCATCAGGATCCTCGTCACCCAGCCATTCCTCTGAAGGCTCATCGCCGCTGTCTGTCCAGGCCAGGAAGGAGCAGGACAGAAAACACCTTGACGACATCACTGCAGCCAaactccctcctctccaccacaACCCGGCCCAGCTTCTGTCTTTGGAAGAGTCAGCCATCCTCCTGAAGGAACAAAGCAAGAAGCAGCAGGTTGGTGCATCTGAGCCCTCCTCACTTATCTTATACATCTAGTATATTCTTTAAACTGTAGGCAGGGTTACAGGGTCAGAAATTTTCCCCTCTGCAAAATCAAATTTTGTctttgaataaacaaataaggCTTCTCCACCATAATGGGTGGCAACATGGTGAATTACAAACATTTGAGACTGCTAGCTGCAGGTGTGCTGCTTCAGGTACCAGTGAGACATGAAATTACCATCCAGGAAATCCAGCCTGAGTAACataaacattattttgaaaGCCTATCAGACTGCAAATCAGTGCTATACAACGGTGACTTCTGTATTTTCTCATCTAATCACATTTGATATGAATAAAGTCCAGGCGTGGGGTCTCTGTATAAGCTCTAGAGGGCAGCATTCAGGCAGTGTAGGCACTGTGTATCACTTCACATCCAAAGTACTGGCTAAAGAGCCAAACATCACacagtgtgctgctgtcagctcaCGGAGACCTGTTAAGCTTATTATCAGTCCCACTTTTGTTGAGGGTTTAATAGCTATGTCTGTGCTGCTTTATAATAATGTGCTTGTCGACTGTTCACCAGCCTATTCATGTcaactttttctctgtgttgtgtttaatttCAGGAGTTGCAGGCCAAGCTGGCAGCCCAGAAACTGTCTGAGGGATTGAAGATCTCTATGGGGAGCTACACTCCTGACGGTGGCTCCATGGCTGCCTACAGAGAGGTTCACGATGAAGGAGCCCAGCTCTCCTCAGAGGAAGACTGATCCTGGAAGGCCAGAGCAGGGGAAACCAGTGTGACCTTGGCCCTGAGGGGAAACAGGCTTTGGACCTTGCAATCAGGACCCATCAAACAGGATTTTCACTCCAAGGACAGGAATTCTTAATAGAGGAAAAGGGTCTTTGCATGGTGTGAAGGCATAGTTGGTATCCCAGACTCAGGAAATTGAATGGCAGGTTGAAAAACTAGCTTACTTAATTCTCATTCTGTTCGTATTGGGATCAGCTGTTTCAGTGTCCTGCAGGAATCGAGTAGGAGTCTTGAACGCTGAATTCGAAGCACGTACGGTATTATGAGTGAAATGCATCTTAACAGTAACTAGTGATGCCGTGACTCTCTTACCCTGAGTATACTGTACAGTGAAATTTCTATTTTAGCGTGTTAATAATTTTATGCACTTAAAGCTCAATCAACAGGTGGAGCGGACTGTTCACAGCTTTGTCTAGAAAATAGACATGAGCCGGCAGATAGTTGTGTCAGATTTAATTATTACAGAATGTGTAAGAGAATTGAATAAATACATCTGATTCCCAAATGGCTGTGTTTATGTAAAGTTACCTGACAatccagtgtttttttccctaattTACAGACGCTGAAGGACCTCGTCAGCCTTCACTATGGATGGAAATCTGTAAGAGATACTCTTTAATTTCTCTTCACTAATATGAAATTGCTCAGTCATGAGAGCATCAGGAAAATTGTTTCCTCGTGTTTTCCATCTTTCATGTACCTGACAATCTAGCATTAGCATTAGTTCATCCATTTGCTACCCTCTAGATGTTGGTTTTGAGAATGAGAAGAGAAACTAATCATGTAAAAATTTGCACTGGAAATTTagagtgcattttttttatggatTCATCAGAACACAGCTCTTATTTACAGATTTTTGTTAAAGAGTAAAACATACATTATTCCTTCCTGAAACAGAATAAGTGTGTCCAGTCTGAAAAGTGTTAAACTCAGTGCACCACAAAATTGTGCGGATGTCCAGCACTTGTGTACTTATGTACTTTATTATTTTCCCCATGTGAATGAGGAAATATCAAGTAGCTGCACATGAAAACTGTCTCTAACATATGATCTGCTCTCTATAACCTTAATGTTTGTTAGTTAaacagtgtttatgtgtatattCAGATAAAATAAGACCCAGTTCCCCTAagtttcactattttctgaatATTAAATAGATGCAAGCTATTTTATTGTTAGACTTCCAGTTTATTTAGTTCTTTTATGTGCAAAATGTATCTGCAAGGCTACATCAGTTTCAATTTGCAATGAAGCTATGGTCAGCTGCATGCGTGCCCTGATCTTCTAAAATCCTGTGAGATGTTATCAGCAGGGATCTGTGACACACTTGATAAGATTAATGCAGAGGTAGTGAAATATTGAAGCTTGATGGTTGAGACATCTGGACTGCATTTGGATCATGTTGTTGCTGGGAATGGCAGGCGATGATGGGACAGCAGCAGGCTAATGCAACATGGCAAATACCATTTCTCAACTTTGCTAATATGTGGTAGATAAGAAGTGCCAGCTACGTTCAGCATCTTTCCAAACTGCCTTTCCCATCGTCATCTCTCTTCCAACTCTCACAGGGGCCGCAGGCCATCTTAATTTAAACAGCCTGATGCAGGGATTTTAATGAGGAAGAAATGAGGCACTGAGGCACATTTTGGGGGAAATGAGGGTGGGTTCATGTAGGTCAGATTCTGGTTCTAGATGCCCCTCGATAACCTTTAGTAATTGGTGCTGAGGCATTGGTGGGAGACgctttagagagagagagaggaaaaaaaaaaagatctgattGCTGTGTATTTAGACACTGTATCTGATGGGCTCCAGAGTGGCCCTGTGGTGACGTCCAACAACAAATACATGAGCACACTCCACAGAGGATCCTCATTGTGCTGGGATTAATTACAGCCTACCTTGCTTACATAAATTCGGAGACTGTTACCAATTATGGGGCACATTTTTGCTGTAGCTTTTCTCCGTGGTATCTGGCGTCAAACCTGACTCTGAACGTATGTTGATGTTGTTGAGGTGGAACCGAGCACACACTCTGCAGTCAAagctttttgggtttttttttgacGTTGTCCATTGATGATGAGGTTGTTTATACTTCCACTTGAATCCCAGACCCCTTGTCTCAGATTAAT contains:
- the LOC121181728 gene encoding myocardial zonula adherens protein isoform X2, which codes for MLRYGSGRSVSTTTTTTTQDSPESSSERRIRRLRLTLHAGDNGNNQAKTTNSDTAEKEKDVNGAWKRKRNGLVHRERPAGRESPQQHLGDMTNGVPESSLQHHGPKVYGVVQRTGSDRQQEVMAREWTVNHLHDEMRYIKEVRDSLEKVRERMYGQFGGMQQSVQKLSQEIRAANSHRRSLESEVRIRTTAMESFDQMNSSLISANISLQKSLLENCQSRVDMREEVKSLRSTCEKTQEKLKDKERELAAAQAENQTLRLQVESSREANAQALQELSAKLEREYQEKLLEEQQKHREEIESLQAQLDEYIRRLEEAERNIKTAEAKIAERDQRITEVERLLDCMGKEKSQLQKKLQECEQRLRLMELTDTTDATVVKRSKELQGEAVDLRERIKHLNDMVFCQQRKVKGMIEEVESLRAQVAQKDMFISELLDRIAIVECENSPREVLETREIGVGCDLLPRHEAERYDVETPVQCEPAPLHPIQLPSPVQLPSPMKPSSPTQPLSPTQPLSPTQHPLPSQLSSSTQPPSLTQPSTHPSPIQHPSLYLTTPTQPRTFRSTNPPPSRLESSLLRYTPVEYSRFLQSNPSVPSGTFPYTRPTEPEPVQSRRDEVDAETNTDTCSSPEEPTSSTPSSQARSRAPRVYTPFMKLMEMTAKINIE
- the LOC121181728 gene encoding myocardial zonula adherens protein isoform X1; its protein translation is MLRYGSGRSVSTTTTTTTQDSPESSSERRIRRLRLTLHAGDNGNNQAKTTNSDTAEKEKDVNGAWKRKRNGLVHRERPAGRESPQQHLGDMTNGVPESSLQHHGPKVYGVVQRTGSDRQQEVMAREWTVNHLHDEMRYIKEVRDSLEKVRERMYGQFGGMQQSVQKLSQEIRAANSHRRSLESEVRIRTTAMESFDQMNSSLISANISLQKSLLENCQSRVDMREEVKSLRSTCEKTQEKLKDKERELAAAQAENQTLRLQVESSREANAQALQELSAKLEREYQEKLLEEQQKHREEIESLQAQLDEYIRRLEEAERNIKTAEAKIAERDQRITEVERLLDCMGKEKSQLQKKLQECEQRLRLMELTDTTDATVVKRSKELQGEAVDLRERIKHLNDMVFCQQRKVKGMIEEVESLRAQVAQKDMFISELLDRIAIVECENNELEDKLKYFMSTQNSPREVLETREIGVGCDLLPRHEAERYDVETPVQCEPAPLHPIQLPSPVQLPSPMKPSSPTQPLSPTQPLSPTQHPLPSQLSSSTQPPSLTQPSTHPSPIQHPSLYLTTPTQPRTFRSTNPPPSRLESSLLRYTPVEYSRFLQSNPSVPSGTFPYTRPTEPEPVQSRRDEVDAETNTDTCSSPEEPTSSTPSSQARSRAPRVYTPFMKLMEMTAKINIE
- the polr2m gene encoding protein GRINL1A; translation: MSSPWTERQGQVGDLRNQSREELQDLLLRQEKILSNTRLLQSLPDKGKKIKEFAEKVRLAIEHHDEEERRQSLVSAARTELQSKYKQAFTMQNRAVHNTPASSHHNRQSETAAGDVVHERETSPVSALVQEKPTLDEQQDQFVSRAAAGETMETAAAAGASLNSDETKEGDLVEALERVRLSETSTGFSSKSKDLLNSTARDNYFLRKQTPKKPHYVTVLEKTEKISAPRKQKFKTNQLPHRSDVSPSGSSSPSHSSEGSSPLSVQARKEQDRKHLDDITAAKLPPLHHNPAQLLSLEESAILLKEQSKKQQELQAKLAAQKLSEGLKISMGSYTPDGGSMAAYREVHDEGAQLSSEED